A stretch of DNA from Bremerella alba:
AAAGCGAACTCTTAGCGGCAGTCAAATACGAAAGCTACGAAATGCCACCTTCGGGACCGCTTCCCGACGAGCAGATCGCGGTTCTGGAAACATGGATCAAGAATGGTGCCTATTGGCCCGAGCACCCAGGCGAACCCCGTGAGGACGAACTTTTCTCCAAGGAAGATCGTGCTTGGTGGGCGTTTCAACCGGTAGAGCGTCCCGATGTCCCTCAGGTCGATCACGAAGCTACTAAGCACAATCCCATCGACAATTTCATACATGCAAAACTGAAAGAACAAAAGCTCTCTGCTGCCCCACCTGCCGAGCCGCGAGATTTGATTCGCCGCCTCTATTTCGACATGCTCGGTGTCCCCCCATCACCGGAAGATGTCAATGCCTTCGCCAACGATCCGAGTGCGGCGGCATACGAAAAACTTGTCGACAAGGTATTAGCCGATCCTCGGTATGGACAACGGTGGGCGACCCACTGGCTGGATGTTGTTCGTTACGCCGACTCCGATGGCTATCGCCAGGATGCCTATCGTCCATTGGCATATCGCTACCGCGATTATGTGATCAAGAGCCTGAACGAAGACAAGTCGTACAAGCAGTTCATGACCGAGCAGTTGGCCGGGGACGAGGTTGCCCCAGATGATCCCGATGCCCTCGTGGCAACGTACTTTTTGCGCGCAGGCGTTTATGAGTACAACAGCCGAGACGCCGAGGGACAACAGATACTCATTAACGATGAATTGACGGACACCGTCGGTGATGTTTTCCTGGGCATGGGCATCGCCTGTGCTCACTGCCACAACCACAAGTACGATCCTATCCTGAGAGACGACTATTATCGCCTGCAAGCGTTCTTCAAGCCTTTGATCTGGAAGGATTCGCATCCATTGGCATCGGATGAATCGCTCGAAAAGTATCAGGACGAATTAGCCAAGTGGGAAGCCAAGCACCAGAATCTACTAGATCAGATTGAAGAGATCGAAAAGAAGCCGCGGGAAAGCGCCCAGCGCAAAGCCGTCGAGATGTTCCCGGAAGAGGTTCAGGAAATGTACTGGAAACCAGCCGAGCAACGGAACACCTACGAAAACCAAATATTCTATCTCGTTGAGGAACAGGTCGGTTTCGAATACGCACGACTTCAAAACCGAATTCCCAAAGACAAAAAGCAGGCATGGGAAGACCTGAAGAAGAAGTTACAGGATGTCCTTAGCAGCAAGCCTAAACGCCCACCAATCGCTGACGTTGTCGGAGATGCCGCAGGGACGATCTCCCCAACCACGGTCCCGGGAGATCGTTCCCAAAGAGAAATCAAGCCTGGCTTCTTAACCATTCTTGAACCGGGCGATGTCGAGATCGATCCTTCCTTGAGCAAGAACGGTGACAGCAGCGGGCGACGTGCTACGCTCGCCAAATGGCTCAGCCGAGATGACAACCCGCTTGCCCCTCGCGTGATCGTGAACCGGATTTGGCAATACCACTTCGGTGTAGGCCTCTCCTCAAATTCCAGCGACTTCGGTCGTCTCGGAGACCCTCCTTCGCATCCTCAGCTATTGGATTGGTTGACCAGCCAATTCATCGAAAACGGCTGGCGTCTCAAACCGCTTCACCGTCAAATCCTACTGTCGGCGACCTATCGTCAGTCATCTTTGATCGATGCGCCCAAAACAGCCAAGATGGTCGACCCACAGAATCGTTTGCTGTGGCGGTTCCCTGCCCAGCGGTTGAAAGCCGAGCAGATTCGTGATGCCATGCTTGCCGTCAGTGGTGAGCTGCAAAACAAAACCAGCGGCCCAGCATCTTCCAGCAATAGTGCCGTGCGTACCATCTTCACTAAGAAGATGCGAAATACTCCGGATACCCTGTTGGAAAGCTTTGATTCGCCCGCAGGTTTTGCCAGCGTCGCTCAGCGAAACGCAACCACGACCGCAACACAATCGCTGTTAATGTTTAATGGTGACTGGTCACTAAAACGGTCCGAAGCGATGGCCAAGCGACTTAACCGCGAGCATGGCACGGACTACGAAGCCATTGTTCGGGAAAGCTTCCGCGAATGCTTCGGTAGAATGCCTCAACCGGAAGAGCTCGAATTATCCGTAGCATTTATCGAGGAACAGGTTGCCTACAATCGCGATCTATCGAAGGCCAAAGAGGGCAAACTCCCTTCAACAGCCCTACTGGACGAGCCGCAGATGCAGCGTTGGAGTACGTCGTTCAATATTAGCGACAAAACGCCTCATCAGTTTTTGACTCTCCCAGACACCAGGCCGCTGCCATCACGCAACTTTACGATCGAAGCGGTCGTCTTCAATCGAACCTTATTCGAGGATGCCTCGGTTCGCACGATTGCGGCTCATTGGAATGGATCGAATTCGACGCCAGGATGGAACTTCGGCATTACGAGTAAAAAGTCTGCCTATCGTCCGCGAAACCTGATTCTGCAATTAATAGGCAAGGATAAAAGTGGTCAGGTGAAGTACGAAGTCATTCCGTCCAACATTCGAGTTCCTTCCGACAAGCCTTATTACGTTGCTGCCTCGGTCGACTACGACTCTGGCACAGCAACCTTTTATGCCCGTGACATGTCGTATGACGAATCGGAACTAGAAACCGTTGTCGTCAAACATTCGATTGTGGGGGACAGCGGCTCTAACTCATTGCGGTTCAGTGTCGGTGGCCGGGATGCCCACAGCCCACACAACTGGGACGGGCTCATCGACGAAGTTCGACTGACGCGAAGTGCGATCGAAGATGAATCCCAGATTTTGATCAACACGCCCAACGATCTAGTAACCGATGACACCGTCGGCATGTGGCAGTTCGTTCGCTCCAACCCAAGTGGTCCGCTAGCTGACGTTGCGAACCCGGAACGAGAGCTGGAGCTCTCACGACGTTCCGATCGGCGCGGCCTGGGTCCGATATTGATTGCCCTGAGTGATTACTGCCACGTCCTGTTGAATTCTGGCGAATTTCAATTCGTCGACTAACCCCGTCTTGCAAGTGCCTACCACCGAAACTCCGAAGGGAGAATCGCCATGAATAACCAACCCCACATTGAAGTCCCTACCACCCGACGCGAATTCCTGGCCAAGTCAGGCGGCGGCTTCGGCGCAATGGCCTTAGCATCGCTCATGGGGCAGTCGGCTTCCGCTGCTCCGGCCGATCCACGGTCACCGAAGACGACCCACTTCCCTGCCAAGGCGAAGAACGTAATCTTCCTGTTCATGGAAGGGGGACCGAGTCATATCGATCTGTTCGACCCTAAGCCTCTGCTGAATGAATTGGCAGGGCAGAAGCTTCCCGAGAGCTTCGGGAAAGTCATCCTGGCGATGGGTGAAAACAATGCTCCCCTGATGCGCTGCCCTCGCAAGTGGAAACAGCACGGTGAAAGTGGTTTGTGGGTTTCAGACTGGTTCCCTGAAATCGCCACGTGTGCCGATGACTTGTGCGTCATTCGATCGTGTATTTCAGATGGGATTAACCACTCGTCAGGCGTTTGCCAGATGAATACCGGTCACGTTATTGGTGGTCGTCCTTCCTTGGGAGCATGGGCAACGTACGGCCTGGGGACAGAAAACCAGGATATGCCGGCGTTTGTGGTGCTGACCGATGGAAAGGGACAACCGGTTAACGGATCACGAAATTGGGGTAGCGGATTCATGCCGGCCGCCTATCAGGGTGTTCAATTCAAGTCAGGTGCCGATCCTATCTTGAACCTAAATCCACCAAGCCACATTACGCCGAATCGCCAAAAATCGAAACTCGACTTTCTAAGCCAACTAGACCGAGAACATGCAGCACAGCGAGAAGATTTTTCAGAGCTAGAGGCTAGAATCAAATCGTACGAACTTGCTTTCCGTATGCAGTCTGCCGCACCTGACATTGTCGACCTGAGCAGTGAGTCAGAAGAAACCAAGCAGCTATACGGAATTGACCAGAAGGAAACGAATGTTTTTGGCAATAACTGCCTACTAGCTCGCCGCTTGGTTGAAAATGGAGTTCGCTTCGTTCAACTTTACAGCGGTGCCGGCAGCGGCTGGGATGCCCATAGCAATATCGAAGGCAACCATGGCAGGCTCTGCAAAGAAGTCGACAAGCCAATTGCCGGCTTACTGAAAGACCTCAAACGCCGTGGGCTCTGGGACGAAACGCTAGTGATCTGGGGTGGCGAGTTCGGGCGAACGCCGATGTCGGAACAAGGGAACGGCCGCGATCATAATCCAACCGGCTTTTCCATGTGGATGGCCGGTGGTGCCGTCCCCGGCGGACGTACCATTGGCGCGACGGATGAACTCGGCCTCAAGGCTGTCGAAAATCCTATGCACGTTCACGATCTTCATGCAACCGTCATGCGTGTGCTAGGTGTCGACCACACGAAACTCATCTATCGCCACAAGGGTCGGCCGGAACGAATTGACATGAATGAAGGCAAGGCAGAATTGAAGGTGCTTGGCCTTGGCTAAGTGGTTAATTTTGCAAGTTCTCGCCTCCTTCGCACTAACTTGCATGTCCGCGTACTGCGGGTAGCCACATTAAAGCCCTTCAAAATGTAACCATATATTAACTAGGTGATCACCAATTCGTATCGTTTCGCGCGAGAGTGATTTCATGGTGGTCACCTTTTGTTCCGTCTCAATGAAAATCTGACTTCGTGGAATTTTTCCCATTTACAGTTTTTGGTTCTCTTGGGAGACTTACCGAAATAAGGAATACTCGTCGCAAGGAGTGCGCGACGATGTCGCACCGTTCTAGGCGGAAATTGGGACGCTCGGCATTTGGATTTGATTGTGCAACAGCTACCACAAAAGGAGTCCAACATGGTCCGTTTTGCCATTCTCGAGGTCAATCAGAACCTCACCATTGCCCAAGTCACGCCAGGGCAGTTGCCGGAAGACACGGCTCGCCAAGAGCGAGGTTATTTGATCGATCCAGACACCTACCGGTCGTATGAACAAGCTCGTGAAGCGTTGTTCAAGATAACGCGAACGACCTCAGCGAGCATGGATCATCCTACCCTGCCCGCTTAGATCAGTTGCGGGGACAACACTAAATTGTAGACTCGGTCAGGGCATACTAACCGAGTCTTTTCCTTTCTTGGTTGTTCTCAATCGTTCCTAAGCAATTACAACGAGACAGAACGAATTTGCCCTTCTCCAACAACAACACCCAAAGTACCCAGTGCCCAGGTGCTCGCTTGATCTAACACCGGTCGAGCCTCCTGGGAAAGCAGAACGTTGCCAGATAACTCGACATGCATATCCCCAGTTTCGTCTTTCGGGACGCCTAGCCGAATAACAGCAAACGCAGATTCGTCTGCGTGCTGATATTGAATTATCGCGGCATGAGACAACAAGTCCCACCGTGCCTGAAGATTCGCGCCGGAGAAGAGACCTCGCTTCGTCCACTCTTTTCGGAGACTAATCAACTCGCGATACCACTGGAGCGTCTCTGCATTTCCCTTCTCTCGCAGACCGATCTGCGACTTTCGAAACGCGGCCTTCGACAAGCACGATACGGTGTCGGTCCAGTCGTGCTGAGGATACTCACGACGACGTCCCTTTTCGACCGCATCTCGAAGATGTTCGTCACCAAAGTCGGCAAAGAAGTAGAAGGGCTTTTCGGAAGCAAACTCTTCCCCCATAAACAGCATAGGAATCGAAGGCAACAGACACATCAAAGCGGCAGCCGAACGGTGGGCCTGGTGAGAGGTGACTTGATGTAATCGCAGGCCATCGGGGTGATTGCCGATGAAATCGTGATTCTGGATCGAGAAGATTAAGGACTCCCAATTGGCGACCGCGTCATCCTCAGCAAGTGGAATTCTTCGGCGTTTTTCCTCGAACGTTCCACGAAACACATATCCACGCCGCAGCACCACATCAATATCTTCGCCTGAGTTGTAATGCCGATCAGACATGTGCTCGTCTGGACGCGTCTCTGCGGCGACAGCATGCAGAAAATCATCGCACCAGATGGCGTCGAAACCATAGCCGCCGGTCGCGAGAGGTCGGAGAAGTTCCGGATCGTAAACATTACTTTCAGCGATCAGATGCAATTCGCGACCAAGTTGAGTCTGCATCTCTGCGAAGGCTTTACCGACATCAGCCACAATGTGCGAGGATGATTCGTCCAAAATGCAGTGCGTCGCGTCCAGTCGCAAGCCATCGAAGTGAAACTCTTCAATCCAGTATCGAACGTTCGCGACGATAAATTCCCGCATCATCTCACTGCCATCACCATCCAAGTGCGGGGCATCCCCCCAAACTGTCTGGTGCCTCGGTGAAACATAGCCCCCGAACGGGTGCAGATAATTTCCCTCGGCACCGAAGTGGTTGTAGACAACATCGAGAATCATCGCAATTCCGCGCCGGTGTGCCGCATCTACGAATTGCTTCAACTCATCCGGTGTGCCAAATGTATTTCGCGGCGCGAAGAAATTGGTACCGTCGTAGCCCCAGTTCCATCTTCCGGCCGACTGTGCGAGCGGCATGATTTCAATTGCAGTGATTCCAAGATCGACCAACTCATCCAATCGATCGATCGCTGCCAAATACGTTCCCTCTTTGGTAAACGTACCGACATGCAGTTCGTAGAGAATCATTTCCGCTTTAGGTAAACCTTGCCATGGCTCATCCTTCCAGCGATAGGC
This window harbors:
- a CDS encoding DUF1549 domain-containing protein; this translates as MPNTLRPLTSLALLLLMGMISPILAADENKQAIFFETKIRPLLAQHCFECHGAKEQKADLRLDRRNHFMKGGSSGPIVVPGKPDESELLAAVKYESYEMPPSGPLPDEQIAVLETWIKNGAYWPEHPGEPREDELFSKEDRAWWAFQPVERPDVPQVDHEATKHNPIDNFIHAKLKEQKLSAAPPAEPRDLIRRLYFDMLGVPPSPEDVNAFANDPSAAAYEKLVDKVLADPRYGQRWATHWLDVVRYADSDGYRQDAYRPLAYRYRDYVIKSLNEDKSYKQFMTEQLAGDEVAPDDPDALVATYFLRAGVYEYNSRDAEGQQILINDELTDTVGDVFLGMGIACAHCHNHKYDPILRDDYYRLQAFFKPLIWKDSHPLASDESLEKYQDELAKWEAKHQNLLDQIEEIEKKPRESAQRKAVEMFPEEVQEMYWKPAEQRNTYENQIFYLVEEQVGFEYARLQNRIPKDKKQAWEDLKKKLQDVLSSKPKRPPIADVVGDAAGTISPTTVPGDRSQREIKPGFLTILEPGDVEIDPSLSKNGDSSGRRATLAKWLSRDDNPLAPRVIVNRIWQYHFGVGLSSNSSDFGRLGDPPSHPQLLDWLTSQFIENGWRLKPLHRQILLSATYRQSSLIDAPKTAKMVDPQNRLLWRFPAQRLKAEQIRDAMLAVSGELQNKTSGPASSSNSAVRTIFTKKMRNTPDTLLESFDSPAGFASVAQRNATTTATQSLLMFNGDWSLKRSEAMAKRLNREHGTDYEAIVRESFRECFGRMPQPEELELSVAFIEEQVAYNRDLSKAKEGKLPSTALLDEPQMQRWSTSFNISDKTPHQFLTLPDTRPLPSRNFTIEAVVFNRTLFEDASVRTIAAHWNGSNSTPGWNFGITSKKSAYRPRNLILQLIGKDKSGQVKYEVIPSNIRVPSDKPYYVAASVDYDSGTATFYARDMSYDESELETVVVKHSIVGDSGSNSLRFSVGGRDAHSPHNWDGLIDEVRLTRSAIEDESQILINTPNDLVTDDTVGMWQFVRSNPSGPLADVANPERELELSRRSDRRGLGPILIALSDYCHVLLNSGEFQFVD
- a CDS encoding DUF1501 domain-containing protein — encoded protein: MNNQPHIEVPTTRREFLAKSGGGFGAMALASLMGQSASAAPADPRSPKTTHFPAKAKNVIFLFMEGGPSHIDLFDPKPLLNELAGQKLPESFGKVILAMGENNAPLMRCPRKWKQHGESGLWVSDWFPEIATCADDLCVIRSCISDGINHSSGVCQMNTGHVIGGRPSLGAWATYGLGTENQDMPAFVVLTDGKGQPVNGSRNWGSGFMPAAYQGVQFKSGADPILNLNPPSHITPNRQKSKLDFLSQLDREHAAQREDFSELEARIKSYELAFRMQSAAPDIVDLSSESEETKQLYGIDQKETNVFGNNCLLARRLVENGVRFVQLYSGAGSGWDAHSNIEGNHGRLCKEVDKPIAGLLKDLKRRGLWDETLVIWGGEFGRTPMSEQGNGRDHNPTGFSMWMAGGAVPGGRTIGATDELGLKAVENPMHVHDLHATVMRVLGVDHTKLIYRHKGRPERIDMNEGKAELKVLGLG
- the treZ gene encoding malto-oligosyltrehalose trehalohydrolase, with product MLRAFGPSRLEDGNILFTVHAPACEQLTLRIEGEHEQELPMNATEDRVFTASANVPPGTRYWFRVPDGNPRPDPASRFQPDGVHGPSQWIDPTAYRWKDEPWQGLPKAEMILYELHVGTFTKEGTYLAAIDRLDELVDLGITAIEIMPLAQSAGRWNWGYDGTNFFAPRNTFGTPDELKQFVDAAHRRGIAMILDVVYNHFGAEGNYLHPFGGYVSPRHQTVWGDAPHLDGDGSEMMREFIVANVRYWIEEFHFDGLRLDATHCILDESSSHIVADVGKAFAEMQTQLGRELHLIAESNVYDPELLRPLATGGYGFDAIWCDDFLHAVAAETRPDEHMSDRHYNSGEDIDVVLRRGYVFRGTFEEKRRRIPLAEDDAVANWESLIFSIQNHDFIGNHPDGLRLHQVTSHQAHRSAAALMCLLPSIPMLFMGEEFASEKPFYFFADFGDEHLRDAVEKGRRREYPQHDWTDTVSCLSKAAFRKSQIGLREKGNAETLQWYRELISLRKEWTKRGLFSGANLQARWDLLSHAAIIQYQHADESAFAVIRLGVPKDETGDMHVELSGNVLLSQEARPVLDQASTWALGTLGVVVGEGQIRSVSL